A single region of the Candidatus Dormiibacterota bacterium genome encodes:
- a CDS encoding DNA/RNA helicase domain-containing protein: MQLFAGPSEEFIEEGVQRKIAERLGDVFYDYYRFRASASEFNAWRNSLSALAYQLRYSGIKDHGVVLEMQLPLSSARLDAFVFGSSPKGEDAAVLLELKQWSEVAPSEIDECVEAFVGGGVRRLLHPCVQARGYAEYLRDSNSAFHSDTAGIAISPCAWLHNMHPGAAGVLKSTEFTKLLTEVPLFLNNDADVLKQFFDDTVGGGNGIPVMERALSGKHAPSHKLLENTAAMVKGEPRYKLIDDQVIAYNAVLAMVRRAQKDKREKAVVAVHGGPGTGKSVIALNLLGALSKMGVNVQHATGSKAFTGNLWRILGAKSKAQVRYFNNFGQAESNSVDVILADEAHRIRESSNTRFTPKAKHSDRPQIDELIDAAKVTVFFLDDYQTVRPGEIGSMKMIQEAAVRHEARYESVDLRTQFRCGGSAQYIDWVDQLLEIRKTGETQLEAGQYDFSIVDTPFELEADLAKREAEGSSARMMAGFCWPWSDPTDEGNLVSDVQIGEFRRPWNARPEATRLAKGIPSATFWATDPNGFAQIGCIYTAQGFEFDYAGVIWANDLVIRDGKWVGQPSVSHDGPVKRGGARFVDIVKNSYRVLLTRGMKGCSVYIIDDETRAFVASRLTSSDSV, encoded by the coding sequence ATGCAGTTGTTCGCTGGTCCGAGTGAAGAGTTTATCGAGGAAGGCGTCCAAAGAAAAATTGCCGAGCGCCTCGGCGACGTGTTCTATGACTACTATCGGTTTCGCGCGTCCGCCTCGGAGTTTAATGCTTGGCGGAATTCACTAAGCGCGCTGGCGTACCAGTTGCGCTATTCGGGCATCAAGGATCATGGCGTCGTCCTCGAGATGCAATTGCCGCTTAGCTCGGCCCGCCTTGACGCCTTTGTGTTTGGGAGTTCTCCCAAAGGCGAAGATGCGGCTGTACTTTTGGAGCTAAAACAATGGAGCGAGGTAGCGCCAAGCGAGATCGATGAATGTGTTGAGGCGTTTGTCGGTGGCGGCGTGCGCCGGCTGCTCCATCCATGCGTTCAGGCCCGTGGCTATGCGGAGTATCTGCGGGACTCGAATTCGGCCTTCCACTCCGATACCGCAGGGATTGCGATTTCACCGTGCGCGTGGCTGCATAACATGCATCCGGGCGCCGCCGGCGTTCTGAAGAGCACGGAGTTTACTAAGCTGCTTACCGAAGTGCCATTGTTCCTCAACAACGACGCCGACGTGCTGAAGCAATTCTTCGATGACACTGTTGGAGGGGGAAATGGGATCCCCGTGATGGAGCGAGCGCTCTCCGGGAAGCATGCTCCGTCGCATAAGCTTTTAGAAAACACCGCCGCAATGGTTAAGGGCGAACCGCGCTATAAGCTCATTGATGACCAAGTCATCGCGTACAACGCGGTGCTGGCAATGGTGAGACGAGCTCAAAAGGACAAGCGCGAGAAGGCGGTCGTTGCGGTGCATGGAGGCCCTGGAACGGGGAAGTCGGTTATCGCCCTTAACCTCCTTGGCGCGCTCTCCAAAATGGGCGTGAACGTCCAGCATGCGACGGGAAGCAAGGCTTTTACCGGCAATCTATGGCGCATTCTTGGGGCGAAGAGCAAAGCACAGGTCCGCTATTTCAATAATTTCGGGCAGGCAGAAAGCAACAGCGTCGATGTCATTCTCGCAGATGAAGCGCATCGAATTCGCGAAAGCAGCAATACCCGGTTTACGCCAAAGGCAAAGCATTCCGATCGGCCACAGATCGACGAACTGATTGATGCTGCCAAGGTAACGGTGTTCTTCCTCGACGACTATCAAACAGTGCGGCCGGGCGAAATCGGTAGCATGAAGATGATTCAGGAAGCAGCCGTAAGGCATGAGGCCCGCTATGAATCCGTCGATTTGCGTACGCAATTTCGTTGCGGCGGATCGGCGCAATACATCGATTGGGTAGATCAGTTATTGGAGATCCGAAAAACCGGCGAGACGCAACTGGAAGCGGGCCAATACGATTTCTCGATTGTCGATACGCCGTTCGAACTCGAAGCCGACCTAGCCAAGCGCGAAGCGGAAGGATCGAGTGCGCGGATGATGGCCGGCTTCTGCTGGCCATGGTCGGACCCCACCGATGAAGGGAACCTCGTTAGCGACGTGCAGATCGGCGAGTTTCGTCGGCCTTGGAACGCTAGACCCGAGGCGACGCGCCTCGCGAAGGGGATTCCATCAGCCACCTTTTGGGCAACCGATCCCAATGGGTTTGCTCAGATCGGCTGCATATACACGGCGCAGGGCTTTGAGTTTGACTACGCAGGCGTAATATGGGCCAACGACCTCGTTATCCGCGATGGCAAATGGGTCGGCCAACCATCGGTATCTCACGATGGCCCCGTAAAAAGGGGCGGAGCGCGCTTCGTAGACATCGTCAAGAATTCATATCGCGTGCTGCTCACGCGAGGTATGAAAGGATGCAGCGTCTACATTATTGACGACGAGACGCGTGCCTTCGTTGCTTCAAGATTAACGAGCTCTGATAGCGTTTAA